The proteins below are encoded in one region of Anopheles cruzii unplaced genomic scaffold, idAnoCruzAS_RS32_06 scaffold02137_ctg1, whole genome shotgun sequence:
- the LOC128276700 gene encoding paxillin-like → LPGTGGSVPGTGRFHGGSFFDHEGLPYCETHYHAKRGSLCAGCSKPITGRCITAMFKKFHPEHFVCAFCLKQLNKGTFKEQNDKPYCHQCFDKLFG, encoded by the coding sequence GATTGCCGGGAACCGGTGGTTCGGTGCCGGGAACCGGCCGGTTTCACGGTGGTTCGTTCTTCGACCACGAAGGCCTGCCATACTGCGAGACGCACTATCACGCGAAACGAGGATCACTGTGCGCTGGTTGCTCGAAACCCATCACCGGACGCTGCATCACGGCCATGTTCAAGAAATTCCACCCGGAGCATTTCGTGTGCGCCTTCTGCCTGAAGCAGCTGAACAAGGGCACATTCAAAGAGCAGAACGACAAGCCGTACTGCCATCAGTGCTTCGACAAGCTGTTCGGTTGA